In Arachis hypogaea cultivar Tifrunner chromosome 17, arahy.Tifrunner.gnm2.J5K5, whole genome shotgun sequence, a single window of DNA contains:
- the LOC112762405 gene encoding uncharacterized protein yields the protein MVSDGNSVEKSFRIKQDDKFFSRLMSKETSMANSSSRVFYYGESSVAAVPFVWEEQPGTPKHPLSQTSLLPPLTPPPSYYSNSNHNRRRIIRRNSSLSKAHNMFSCIFPIRFVEKSKKKTHMLTSSSSSLSSPSSSRSSSSSSSSSSSSSSSWSLVYPSNSSCSIKDQGSLSFSEYSRSNNDEDDGSFSKHKGSKGFIRGCYLFRRSIN from the coding sequence ATGGTGAGTGATGGTAATAGTGTTGAAAAGTCATTTAGAATAAAACAAGATGACAAGTTCTTTTCAAGGTTAATGTCAAAGGAAACTTCCATGGCTAATTCTTCTTCAAGAGTCTTCTATTATGGTGAATCTTCGGTTGCTGCTGTTCCTTTTGTATGGGAAGAACAACCTGGTACTCCAAAACACCCTTTGTCTCAAACATCATTGTTGCCACCTCTTACACCACCACCTTCTTATTATTCTAACTCCAATCacaatagaagaagaataataagaagaaatagtagtttatcaaaagCACATAACATGTTCTCATGTATTTTCCCAATAAGGTTTGTGGAAAAGTCCAAGAAGAAGACACATATgttaacatcatcatcatcatctttgtcatcaccatcatcatcccgatcatcatcatcatcatcctcatcatcatcttcatcatcatcatcatggtcATTAGTGTATCCTTCTAATTCCTCATGTTCCATCAAAGATCAAGGAAGCCTCTCTTTCTCGGAGTACTCAAGATCTAAcaatgatgaagatgatggatCTTTCTCCAAACATAAAGGTTCAAAGGGATTTATTAGAGGCTGCTATCTTTTTCGGAGGAGCATTAATTGA
- the LOC112767029 gene encoding MLP-like protein 43 yields MVALLSGKISIEVVIQVAASKFFNVLAKQFHNVPNICERIHGSKLHEGDDWHSTDSVKQWTLLIDGKVKTLKERIEAIDEENKSIIYQVFDDDISEHYKVFKFILQVNEKNDECACVKWSIEYEKINENVETPYAYLDFEEKITKDIADHVLKA; encoded by the exons ATGGTAGCACTACTAAGTGGTAAAATTAGTATTGAAGTTGTGATTCAAGTAGCGGCTTCAAAGTTCTTTAATGTTTTGGCAAAGCAATTCCACAATGTTCCAAACATTTGTGAAAGAATTCATGGATCCAAGTTGCATGAAGGTGATGACTGGCACAGCACTGATTCAGTTAAACAATGGACTCTTCTCATAG ATGGAAAAGTGAAAACATTAAAGGAGAGAATTGAAGCCATTGATGAAGAGAACAAATCAATCATTTACCAAGTCTTTGATGACGATATCAGTGAGCACTATAAGGTCTTTAAGTTcatccttcaagtgaatgagaagaatgatgaatgtgcTTGTGTCAAATGGAGTATTGAATATGAGAAGATCAATGAGAATGTTGAAACTCCATATGCATACTTGGACTTCGAGGAGAAGATTACTAAGGATATTGCTGATCATGTTCTCAAGGCATAG
- the LOC112765382 gene encoding MLP-like protein 43, with protein sequence MVVLLSGKITIEVVIQVAASKFFDVLAKQFHNVPNICERIHGSKLYEGDDWHSTDSVKHWTLLIDGKVKTLKERIEAIDEENKSIIYQAFDDDISEHYKVFRSILQVNEKNDECACINWTIEYEKINENVETPYAYLDFIEKTTKDIADHVLKA encoded by the exons ATGGTAGTACTACTAAGTGGTAAAATTACTATTGAAGTTGTGATCCAAGTAGCGGCTTCAAAGTTCTTTGATGTTTTGGCAAAGCAATTCCACAATGTTCCAAACATTTGTGAAAGAATTCATGGATCCAAGTTGTATGAAGGTGATGACTGGCACAGCACTGATTCGGTTAAACACTGGACTCTTCTCATAG ATGGAAAAGTGAAAACATTAAAGGAGAGAATTGAAGCCATTGATGAAGAGAACAAATCAATCATTTATCAAGCCTTTGATGACGATATCAGTGAGCACTATAAGGTCTTTAGGTccatccttcaagtgaatgagaagaatgatgaatgtgcTTGTATCAACTGGACTATTGAATATGAGAAGATAAATGAGAATGTTGAAACTCCATATGCATACTTGGACTTCATTGAGAAGACTACTAAGGATATTGCTGATCATGTTCTCAAGGCATAG
- the LOC112762738 gene encoding uncharacterized protein, which produces MAHSKHIDKVLDRHSDETIANNRLRLKTSINAIRWLAFQACAFRGDDESPGSLNRGNFIELIKLLASCNQNVNNVVLENAPGNAQYISSGVQKDILHIFARKVRATIREEIGDSKFCIIIDEARDESKREQMAVVLRFVDKHGCVQERFFDLIHVSDTCSLTLKTEISSVLSRHNLDVQNLRGQGYDGASNMRGEWNGLQALFLKDCPFAYYIHCLAHRLQLALVSAAKEVCYVHQFFSKLTLIVNVVTVSPKRHDQLRVAQANNVANLIANDQIVTGSGLNQIGTLQRAGDTRWGSHLNSVRSLLCMFDATCEVLEKSTEEGNFSTRGDASAAYDAITSFEFVFVLHLMRNILEVSHDLCQALQRKNQDILNALTLVSTTKTLIQRMRESSWEAFIKEVILFCEKHEVEVPDLNAMHISRRGRTRKIVDQISVEHHYRVNLFLAVIDTQLQEINGRFNDNMVELLTLSSTLDPRENYKLFSVNKVCELVERFYPGNFTDQEKFHIRMQAQHYELDVPNHVELTNLCTISELCQGLTKTGKSLTYPLIDRLIRLKIAERFDTDSIIDEFYDMKNRRVPLRTLNTGVWVVGGRRTCGANKTGPTACDAGWRMCDDQGMTTGFSRQTLDGYTREALRMMAAAERPDGWMEAGGEKLFGSGGCSRCNRLGGGW; this is translated from the exons ATGGCTCATTCTAAGCATATAGACAAAGTTCTTGATAGGCATAGTGATGAAACTATTGCAAATAACCGATTAAGGTTGAAGACATCTATTAATGCTATTCGATGGCTTGCATTTCAAGCATGTGCATTTAGAGGCGACGATGAAAGTCCTGGATCTTTGAATAGGGgaaattttattgagttaattaagCTTTTAGCTTCATGTAATCAGAATGTTAATAATGTTGTCCTTGAAAATGCTCCTGGAAATGCTCAATATATATCTTCCGGTGTTCAAAAAGATATATTGCATATCTTTGCTAGAAAAGTGCGTGCAACAATTCGAGAAGAAATTGGTGattctaaattttgtataattattgatGAAGCAAGAGACGAGTCAAAGCGAGAACAAATGGCTGTGGTTTTGAGATTTGTAGACAAGCACGGTTGTGTTCAAGAAAGATTTTTTGATCTTATACATGTTTCTGATACGTGTTCTTTGACATTGAAAACAGAAATTTCATCAGTTCTTTCTCGTCATAATCTTGATGTTCAAAATCTTAGGGGACAAGGGTATGATGGAGCTAGTAATATGCGTGGTGAatggaatggattgcaagctctaTTTTTGAAAGATTGCCCTTTTGCTTATTACATTCATTGTCTTGCTCATCGATTACAATTAGCACTTGTTTCTGCAGCCAAAGAAGTTTGTTATGTTcatcaattcttttcaaaacttacCCTAATTGTGAATGTTGTGACTGTTTCTCCTAAACGTCATGATCAGTTAAGGGTTGCTCAAGCAAATAATGTTGCAAACTTAATTGCCAATGATCAAATTGTGACAGGTAGTGGACTTAATCAAATTGGTACTTTGCAAAGAGCTGGAGATACTAGATGGGGGTCTCATTTGAATTCTGTACGTAGCTTGCTATGCATGTTTGATGCTACTTGTGAAGTTCTTGAAAAAAGCACTGAAGAAGGTAATTTCTCCACTCGTGGTGATGCTAGTGCTGCTTATGATGCTATCACATCCTTTGAATTTGTCTTTGTTTTGCATTTGATGAGAAATATTTTGGAAGTTAGTCATGATCTTTGTCAAGCTTTGCAACGAAAAAATCAAGACATATTGAATGCTTTAACTCTGGTTTCTACTACCAAGACTTTAATCCAACGAATGAGAGAATCAAGTTGGGAGGCTTTCATAAAAGAAGTTATATTATTTTGTGAGAAACATGAAGTTGAAGTTCCTGATTTGAATGCAATGCATATTTCTAGAAGAGGCCGAACTCGCAAAATTGTTGACCAAATTTCAGTGGAGCATCATTACCGTGTTAATTTATTTTTGGCTGTAATTGATACACAGTTGCAAGAGATTAATGGAAGATTCAATGATAATATGGTGGAATTGCTTACTTTAAGTTCAACTTTAGATCCCAGAGAAAATTATAAGCTCTTCAGTGTCAACAAAGTATGTGAATTAGTAGAACGGTTTTATCCAGGCAACTTCACTGACCAAGAGAAATTTCACATTAGAATGCAAGCtcaacattatgaacttgatgttCCTAATCATGTTGAGTTAACTAACTTGTGCACAATTTCGGAGTTATGTCAAGGATTAACGAAGACAGGAAAGTCTTTAACATATCCTTTGATTGATCGTTTGATTCGCTTG AAGATTGCTGAAAGATTTGACACCGATTCTATTATCGACgaattttatgatatgaagaaTCGACGTGTACCACTTC GGACACTAAACACTGGCGTCTGGGTTGTTGGCGGAAGAAGAACATGCGGCGCAAACAAGACCGGGCCGACTGCGTGCGACGCAGGGTGGCGGATGTGCGACGACCAGGGAATGACGACGGGATTCTCGCGACAGACGCTCGACGGCTACACTAGGGAGGCGCTCCGAATGATGGCAGCAGCGGAGAGACCGGATGGATGGATGGAAGCTGGTGGCGAGAAGCTGTTCGGCTCCGGTGGCTGCTCACGTTGCAACAGGCTTGGTGGGGGTTGGTAA